A single window of Leptospira semungkisensis DNA harbors:
- a CDS encoding flavin-containing monooxygenase encodes MQDHIKEHWDVIVIGGGQAGLSAGHYLRSKGVDFLILDASKEIGEVWEKRWDSLVLFTPRQFDGLPGYPFPGEPSTFPNKNEMAAYLKDYARKFSLPVLSNTDVERITKISKRFVLDAGTRKFYCSKVIVAAGNSLPRIPSFSSYINFDIKQIHSSQYKNIADLPEGDVLIVGAATSGVQLALEISRSHRTFIAGKVSGKIPDLLFKLSRFYWWFIHNVLTIQTPMGRKIRKKVLTSGAPLIKESEKDLNASGAIRLPRIEGVKDGLPLLQDGRTIEVASIVWCTGFKPDFSWIQIPDLRLDEIGWPIAPRGISNINGLYFIGNHFQFGLTSSLVGGVGRDAKFVVDTLYESKI; translated from the coding sequence ATGCAGGATCATATTAAGGAACATTGGGATGTAATTGTAATCGGGGGAGGGCAGGCAGGTTTGTCTGCAGGTCATTACTTAAGATCTAAGGGAGTGGATTTTCTGATTCTTGATGCTTCTAAAGAGATAGGAGAAGTATGGGAGAAGAGATGGGATTCACTTGTTCTATTCACTCCTAGGCAATTTGACGGACTTCCCGGTTATCCATTTCCTGGAGAACCGAGCACTTTTCCAAACAAGAATGAAATGGCAGCTTATCTGAAAGATTATGCACGTAAGTTTTCCTTACCTGTTCTTTCGAATACGGATGTGGAGCGAATTACAAAGATCTCTAAGAGATTCGTTTTAGATGCCGGTACTAGAAAATTCTATTGTTCTAAGGTCATTGTGGCTGCAGGTAATTCTTTGCCTCGCATTCCAAGTTTTAGCTCGTACATAAACTTTGATATAAAACAAATACATTCTTCTCAATATAAGAATATCGCCGATTTGCCGGAAGGGGATGTGTTGATCGTTGGTGCAGCCACTTCAGGTGTACAATTGGCGTTGGAGATTTCTCGCTCTCATAGAACGTTTATAGCAGGAAAAGTTTCCGGAAAGATACCGGATCTTCTTTTTAAGCTCTCTAGATTCTATTGGTGGTTCATTCATAATGTTTTAACGATCCAAACTCCGATGGGAAGAAAGATCCGAAAGAAAGTCCTGACAAGTGGCGCGCCTCTAATCAAGGAATCTGAAAAAGATCTAAATGCGTCCGGAGCCATAAGATTGCCAAGAATTGAAGGTGTGAAGGATGGACTTCCTTTGTTGCAAGATGGAAGAACGATCGAAGTTGCGTCTATCGTATGGTGTACTGGCTTTAAACCTGACTTTTCCTGGATACAAATACCGGATTTACGATTGGATGAGATCGGTTGGCCCATCGCTCCGAGAGGGATCTCTAACATAAATGGATTGTATTTCATAGGGAATCATTTTCAGTTCGGTCTTACTTCTTCTTTAGTGGGAGGCGTAGGAAGGGATGCTAAGTTCGTGGTCGATACATTGTATGAGAGCAAAATATGA
- a CDS encoding NAD(P)-dependent oxidoreductase, translating to MKPLLIVLDDWEGRIASSPVWKKISDLVEIYFLEGPIKDSNSERIQEAEFLMAIRERTILSEEVFTLMPNLKLILQTGGHAYHLDKEAATKRGIQVALGRRAQAPLKSVPELTIAMMLSLTHLIPLAQFEMRNGNWPSLLGKTLHGRRLGILGLGRHGSKVAQIAESAFHMNVVVWERPGSKQVKDDEYERISLDELLSTSDIISIHLRLSDESKGLLDSQKFNRIKEGSILINTARGAILDENALMDVLKSGRLAGAGLDVFEEEPLKKDSPLRFLPNVLLTPHIGWTVEEVFEEFADIAATQIAQFLKGELPESELLK from the coding sequence ATGAAACCTCTGCTTATTGTTCTAGATGATTGGGAAGGAAGAATTGCTTCTTCACCTGTTTGGAAGAAGATCTCGGATCTGGTAGAGATCTATTTTTTAGAAGGACCGATCAAAGATTCTAATTCGGAAAGGATCCAAGAGGCTGAGTTCTTGATGGCGATACGTGAGAGAACCATTCTTTCCGAAGAAGTTTTCACGTTGATGCCTAATCTGAAGTTGATACTTCAAACAGGCGGTCATGCATATCATCTAGATAAAGAGGCTGCGACTAAGAGAGGAATACAAGTCGCTCTGGGGAGAAGGGCACAGGCTCCCTTGAAGTCCGTTCCCGAGCTTACAATCGCGATGATGTTGAGTCTAACTCATCTTATTCCTCTGGCTCAGTTTGAAATGCGAAATGGAAACTGGCCTTCTCTATTGGGCAAAACTCTACATGGAAGAAGGCTTGGGATCCTCGGCTTGGGTCGTCATGGTTCCAAAGTAGCTCAGATTGCAGAATCTGCCTTTCACATGAATGTTGTCGTATGGGAAAGGCCTGGCTCGAAGCAGGTTAAAGATGATGAATACGAAAGAATTTCTCTAGACGAGCTCTTGTCAACGAGCGATATTATTAGCATTCATCTGAGATTGTCGGATGAATCTAAGGGGCTCCTAGATTCTCAGAAATTCAATCGGATCAAAGAGGGATCTATTCTAATCAATACTGCGAGAGGAGCAATCTTAGATGAGAATGCATTAATGGATGTGTTAAAAAGCGGACGCTTGGCCGGAGCTGGTTTAGATGTATTCGAAGAAGAGCCGCTTAAAAAAGATTCTCCTCTTCGTTTCTTGCCGAATGTTCTATTGACTCCTCATATTGGATGGACTGTAGAAGAGGTATTCGAGGAATTTGCAGATATCGCCGCCACTCAAATTGCACAATTTCTTAAAGGTGAATTGCCTGAGTCCGAGTTGCTTAAATGA
- a CDS encoding MASE3 domain-containing protein, translating to MLLIALVPFPIIQIFHSSLYFESEVSPYLLFHNIAESFSIFVSMSIFGVGWFSYAQSKDRHTLFIGTVFLGIALMDMMHMLAYAGMPDFVTSNSPNKSTQFWIIVRFYAAASFCVSAFLPNENNTGRLRWIFLVFPILVSLISFVAITFYPNLVPITFSATEGLTPFKRNSEFLVIALLISATIAYWFRVKKYGWNSNKYFLYAFVFSILSEAVFAVYTTVFDIYNILGHIYKIISFYLIYKGVFISSINKPYKQLLDTNDRLKDEILEHGRVRHDLAQSLSEKEALIREIYHRSNNTLQVIGSLIFLQAETYPENPSVRLMAERTQDRIQAISLVHRLLFAERDLSSISVRKYVSELANYVLQTNKEASRNVNLVVDVEDRKILMDIAIPIGLVLSEFLSNTMKYAFRDSSSGNIFISFIEDPKGRYILNYSDDGVGMPEDYDFKNSSSLGIQLVRGVSEVQLAGKISFRTGPKFHCVIDFPRDIYKKRV from the coding sequence GTGCTACTCATAGCCTTAGTTCCCTTTCCTATCATACAAATTTTTCATTCTTCTCTGTACTTCGAATCCGAAGTTTCTCCCTATCTTCTATTTCATAATATTGCAGAATCATTTAGTATATTCGTGTCCATGTCCATCTTCGGAGTGGGTTGGTTCAGCTATGCGCAAAGTAAGGACAGACATACTCTTTTCATTGGAACCGTATTTCTAGGCATCGCTTTAATGGATATGATGCACATGCTCGCGTATGCCGGTATGCCTGATTTCGTAACGTCAAATTCTCCGAATAAGTCTACTCAGTTCTGGATCATTGTACGTTTCTATGCCGCAGCTTCCTTTTGCGTGAGTGCTTTCCTTCCGAATGAAAATAATACAGGACGCTTAAGATGGATATTCCTGGTTTTTCCTATTTTGGTTTCTCTTATCTCTTTCGTAGCGATCACTTTTTATCCTAACCTTGTGCCGATCACATTTTCAGCTACAGAAGGACTTACCCCGTTTAAACGAAATTCAGAATTTTTAGTCATCGCATTGCTGATCTCAGCCACAATTGCGTATTGGTTCCGGGTAAAGAAATACGGATGGAATTCTAATAAATATTTTCTATATGCATTCGTATTTAGTATATTGAGCGAAGCCGTTTTTGCAGTGTATACAACCGTATTTGATATTTATAATATACTTGGTCATATATACAAGATCATATCTTTCTATTTAATCTATAAAGGGGTGTTCATTTCCTCGATCAACAAACCATACAAACAATTACTCGATACGAATGATCGTCTTAAAGATGAAATATTGGAACATGGAAGGGTGCGTCACGATCTGGCTCAATCTTTATCCGAAAAAGAGGCCTTGATTCGTGAAATTTACCATCGCTCCAATAATACGTTGCAGGTAATTGGCAGCCTAATTTTCCTTCAGGCAGAAACGTATCCTGAGAATCCAAGTGTAAGGTTGATGGCAGAAAGGACCCAAGATCGTATCCAAGCGATTTCATTGGTGCATAGGTTGCTTTTTGCAGAACGAGATCTTTCCTCCATCTCAGTTAGAAAATATGTATCAGAGCTCGCAAATTATGTGCTGCAAACGAATAAAGAAGCATCTCGTAATGTGAATTTGGTCGTAGATGTAGAAGATCGGAAAATTTTGATGGATATAGCCATCCCGATCGGATTGGTTCTTTCCGAATTCTTGAGCAATACGATGAAGTATGCTTTTCGGGATTCTTCATCCGGAAATATTTTCATTTCTTTTATCGAAGACCCGAAGGGAAGATATATCTTAAATTATTCGGATGACGGTGTAGGAATGCCCGAAGATTACGATTTTAAAAATAGCAGTTCTTTAGGCATACAATTGGTCAGAGGAGTGTCAGAAGTGCAACTCGCGGGAAAAATCTCATTTCGTACTGGGCCGAAGTTTCATTGCGTAATTGATTTCCCGAGGGATATTTATAAGAAACGAGTTTAG
- a CDS encoding response regulator, whose protein sequence is MSKLNVLVVEDEIITAMVVKRELEKMGCNVLNLATSGEDAVRIAKADRPDLILMDITLAGEIDGVTAASEIKQEIDIPIVFVTGYQDSVTRERAARTNPLGFFIKPLQIAQLKDLIESNFEIL, encoded by the coding sequence ATGAGTAAATTGAATGTTCTCGTAGTAGAAGATGAAATTATCACCGCCATGGTAGTCAAAAGGGAGTTGGAGAAGATGGGATGTAACGTCTTAAATCTTGCGACTTCTGGAGAAGATGCAGTTCGAATAGCAAAGGCGGATCGTCCGGATCTTATTCTTATGGATATCACTCTTGCCGGAGAGATAGACGGAGTAACCGCAGCATCCGAGATTAAGCAAGAGATCGATATTCCAATCGTCTTTGTTACAGGATACCAAGATTCAGTTACTAGAGAAAGGGCCGCAAGAACGAATCCTCTCGGTTTTTTCATAAAGCCACTACAAATCGCTCAACTTAAGGATCTGATCGAATCAAATTTTGAGATTTTATAA
- a CDS encoding LTA synthase family protein translates to MSLLFLRARALYEKIPPNIKILGSYFLLFFLTLFMARVAFRLDNYDKIAGESFSKILLAFGLGSRFDLAVIAILLGWIWLLSCIHYLNRLRFYRLTWGALPILIYFWMIGYLVADFVYYRESNKHLGYEGSLFLTGDFFVVLKSAIRHDSLLIAISLLAVLILLPYSINRFAKMDPYKWSKSTKQMEYPQIPLVIIIVFVLIRGGFQSRPLRVSDAVFSDNRALNCLSMNGIYTMVTDMFNQSVNRDLRMSKLRSLNIVKDKISYPSSRFINDSFPLMRETIPKETNKKNPNIVIIMLESWTGKFLKPSGSGIVDGKEVTPEMNKLIRQGRFFEHFIATGGRTANGLLSTLTGIPDLPGLTVLRRQEVVNKFSSVASVLKQGGYESYFLYGGDITFDNMNVLFKNWGFDHILDQENIKSAGKYETGDWGYFDGDTLQHLHEQMMEARSPFLMVSLTLTTHYPYRTPNKSFDIFSSNVTDYDYLNSLHYADWAIGQFMEKAKSSPYFEDTVFFFVADHSHHKHLEPFEDRNIPFLIYSPKHVKPATEATIASQLDVIPTVLGFVNKSVKFSSMGRNLLDLDKNDPGFAYFAFGNLIGWVDKDILLYHFVDSEKKHTYSMEGDKPNSYCEEHSLECKMDDNNAKAFLNLSENLLEKNQIFPEMIGAEASNSAYH, encoded by the coding sequence ATGAGCTTATTATTTTTGCGCGCACGCGCCCTATACGAAAAAATTCCCCCGAATATAAAGATCCTAGGATCCTATTTCCTACTATTCTTCCTTACTCTATTCATGGCAAGGGTAGCATTCCGGCTAGACAACTACGATAAAATTGCAGGAGAAAGTTTTAGCAAGATCTTACTTGCCTTCGGCTTAGGTTCAAGGTTCGACCTTGCTGTCATCGCCATTCTTTTAGGTTGGATCTGGCTTCTGTCCTGCATTCACTATCTAAATCGGCTACGGTTCTATAGACTGACTTGGGGTGCCCTACCCATCCTGATCTATTTTTGGATGATCGGCTATCTAGTTGCAGACTTTGTTTATTACAGAGAATCTAACAAGCATCTGGGTTACGAGGGTTCCCTCTTCTTAACCGGTGATTTCTTTGTAGTATTGAAATCCGCAATACGTCATGACTCGTTACTGATCGCAATATCCCTACTTGCAGTTCTGATACTTTTACCTTACTCCATCAATCGCTTTGCTAAGATGGATCCTTACAAATGGTCCAAGTCTACCAAGCAGATGGAGTATCCACAGATCCCTTTGGTGATCATAATCGTATTTGTTTTAATCAGAGGAGGATTCCAAAGCAGGCCACTGCGAGTAAGCGACGCGGTTTTTTCAGATAACCGTGCCTTAAACTGCCTGAGCATGAACGGAATCTACACGATGGTTACGGATATGTTCAATCAATCGGTAAATCGAGATTTAAGAATGTCTAAACTACGTTCTTTGAATATAGTAAAAGATAAGATCTCCTATCCGAGCAGTAGATTCATAAACGACTCTTTTCCTCTGATGAGAGAAACGATTCCCAAAGAAACAAACAAAAAGAATCCAAATATAGTCATTATCATGCTGGAAAGCTGGACTGGAAAATTTCTGAAGCCATCCGGATCAGGAATAGTAGACGGAAAAGAAGTCACACCCGAGATGAATAAGCTAATACGCCAGGGAAGATTCTTCGAGCATTTCATAGCAACGGGAGGAAGAACTGCTAACGGGTTGCTTTCTACTCTTACCGGTATACCGGATCTTCCAGGCCTAACTGTATTACGCAGGCAAGAGGTCGTGAATAAATTCTCGAGCGTTGCATCCGTTTTAAAGCAAGGCGGATACGAAAGCTATTTCTTATACGGAGGAGATATTACCTTCGACAATATGAACGTTCTCTTTAAGAACTGGGGATTCGATCATATTCTTGACCAAGAAAATATAAAAAGCGCAGGGAAGTATGAAACTGGAGATTGGGGGTATTTCGACGGAGACACATTACAACATCTTCATGAACAAATGATGGAGGCCAGAAGTCCTTTCTTAATGGTCTCTCTTACTTTAACCACTCACTATCCTTACAGAACGCCGAACAAAAGTTTCGACATTTTCTCGAGTAATGTAACGGATTATGATTACTTAAACTCTCTTCATTACGCGGATTGGGCGATCGGGCAATTTATGGAAAAGGCAAAGTCTTCTCCTTATTTCGAAGACACAGTATTCTTCTTCGTCGCGGATCATTCGCATCACAAGCACCTGGAGCCATTCGAAGATAGAAACATTCCGTTTTTGATATATTCTCCTAAGCATGTAAAACCTGCGACGGAAGCAACGATTGCATCTCAGTTAGATGTAATTCCGACCGTTTTAGGCTTTGTGAACAAGAGTGTAAAATTCTCATCCATGGGAAGGAACCTATTAGATCTAGATAAGAACGACCCAGGCTTTGCATACTTTGCCTTTGGGAATCTGATCGGCTGGGTGGATAAGGACATTCTTCTATATCACTTTGTCGACAGTGAAAAGAAGCATACTTATTCTATGGAAGGAGACAAGCCTAACTCATACTGCGAAGAACATAGCTTAGAATGCAAGATGGATGACAATAACGCGAAAGCCTTCTTGAACTTAAGCGAAAATCTTCTGGAAAAGAACCAGATCTTTCCGGAGATGATTGGAGCAGAAGCGAGTAACTCCGCTTATCATTGA
- a CDS encoding spermidine synthase — MIENSGEGSGMEIDDRYWVMDYGDKDEMHFYRKTDTYFSGKTSSQNVDLVELPAIGQTLIINGELQSALNDEYIYHEALVHPACVLNPKLEEVLIIGGGEGATLREVLKYSSVRSVTMVDIDRELVGLFSQTLSSWHKGSFKNKKAKLVFQDGRKYLEESQEKYDAILLDLPSYFPDRAKTEPDPIQNLYSKQFYSICAARLKKGGVLVTQASELTPTDWKGHALIRRTLSQHFNSVISYSTFVPSFYTNWGFLLASQDIDLEKVDSSKIDKWISKKKVGSKLAFFDGTTFVGMRVLSKELRKNISRKGNVILDDPFAISRLRK, encoded by the coding sequence ATGATCGAGAATAGCGGGGAAGGATCAGGCATGGAAATCGACGATCGGTATTGGGTCATGGACTATGGCGATAAGGATGAGATGCATTTTTATCGCAAGACCGACACATATTTTTCGGGCAAGACTTCTTCTCAGAATGTAGATCTAGTAGAATTGCCTGCGATCGGTCAAACATTGATCATCAACGGAGAACTTCAGTCAGCGCTAAACGACGAATACATTTATCATGAAGCATTGGTCCATCCTGCCTGTGTATTAAATCCAAAGTTAGAGGAAGTGCTGATCATTGGCGGAGGAGAAGGTGCTACTCTAAGAGAAGTATTAAAATATTCTTCTGTTCGATCCGTTACTATGGTGGATATAGATCGAGAATTAGTGGGGCTATTCTCTCAAACATTAAGTTCTTGGCATAAAGGATCTTTTAAGAATAAAAAGGCAAAGCTTGTATTCCAGGATGGAAGAAAATACTTGGAGGAAAGCCAAGAGAAATACGATGCAATCCTTTTGGATCTTCCTAGTTATTTCCCAGATAGAGCAAAAACGGAACCGGATCCGATCCAAAATCTATATTCTAAACAGTTCTATTCTATATGTGCTGCCCGTTTGAAAAAGGGAGGAGTTCTTGTTACCCAGGCTTCTGAGTTGACGCCTACGGATTGGAAGGGCCATGCACTGATCCGCAGGACTCTGTCTCAACATTTTAATAGCGTCATCAGCTATTCTACTTTTGTACCTTCTTTCTATACGAATTGGGGATTTTTATTGGCTTCTCAAGACATTGATCTGGAGAAGGTGGATTCCTCTAAAATAGATAAATGGATCTCTAAGAAGAAGGTTGGTTCTAAATTAGCTTTCTTTGATGGAACAACTTTTGTCGGCATGAGAGTTCTATCAAAAGAGCTTCGAAAGAATATATCAAGAAAAGGGAATGTAATTTTGGATGACCCTTTCGCAATCTCTCGGTTGAGAAAATAA
- a CDS encoding MFS transporter — MKLKIISKTVWILSIVSLFTDVASEMLYPIMPIYLKNIGFSVVLIGILEGFAEAIAGLSKGYFGKLSDLKGKRVPFVQFGYLLSAISKPIMGILPIPIWVFISRTLDRFGKGLRTGARDALLSDEANPETKGTVFGFHRAMDTFGAVLGPTFALVYLQFYPENYSFLFLLATVPGLFAFFASGLLKEKTRPIPKKEEKVSILAYFAYWKDAPGIYKRLIVGLLIFGIANSSDLFLLLLLKTKGAQDSFVIGIYIFYNLVYALFSLPIGLMADRFGLVRTLIFGLFLFCSVYAGMAYADTSFEFYLLFFLYGLFAAATEGIAKALISNIVPESDTATAIGTFAGLSSISALLASYLGGLIWFYSGAKFMFLFSAVICLGVIVYFARYSDAFDLKES; from the coding sequence ATGAAGTTAAAGATAATTTCTAAAACAGTTTGGATTCTTTCCATCGTTAGTTTATTTACGGATGTCGCTAGCGAAATGCTATATCCGATTATGCCAATATATTTAAAGAATATTGGATTTTCGGTGGTACTGATTGGGATTTTGGAAGGATTCGCGGAGGCAATCGCCGGATTAAGCAAAGGCTATTTCGGTAAACTTTCGGATCTTAAGGGAAAGAGAGTGCCATTCGTTCAATTCGGCTATTTGCTGAGTGCCATTTCTAAACCAATCATGGGGATCTTGCCCATTCCTATTTGGGTTTTTATATCTCGGACATTGGATCGATTCGGGAAAGGGCTTCGGACAGGAGCTAGGGACGCGCTTCTTTCCGATGAGGCGAATCCGGAAACGAAAGGGACCGTTTTTGGATTTCATAGAGCGATGGATACTTTCGGTGCGGTTCTTGGACCGACATTCGCGTTAGTTTATCTTCAGTTCTATCCCGAAAATTACTCCTTCCTTTTCTTGCTTGCGACTGTGCCTGGGTTATTCGCGTTTTTTGCTTCCGGACTTTTGAAGGAAAAAACGAGACCCATTCCAAAGAAAGAAGAAAAGGTTTCTATTCTTGCTTACTTTGCCTATTGGAAAGATGCTCCCGGTATATACAAAAGGCTGATCGTAGGACTCCTCATATTCGGGATTGCAAATAGTTCTGATCTATTTCTCTTGCTTTTGTTAAAAACAAAAGGGGCCCAAGATTCCTTCGTAATTGGAATATACATTTTTTATAATTTAGTTTATGCACTCTTTTCTCTTCCTATCGGATTAATGGCAGATAGATTTGGATTGGTCAGAACATTGATATTCGGGCTATTTCTGTTTTGCTCTGTGTATGCAGGAATGGCCTATGCGGATACTTCCTTTGAATTCTATTTATTGTTTTTCCTTTACGGATTGTTTGCGGCTGCGACAGAAGGAATTGCTAAGGCGTTGATCTCTAATATTGTTCCGGAGTCAGATACTGCTACTGCAATCGGTACTTTTGCAGGGTTGAGTAGTATTTCTGCATTGCTTGCGAGCTATTTGGGAGGTTTGATTTGGTTTTATTCAGGAGCCAAGTTCATGTTCCTTTTTTCTGCAGTAATCTGCCTTGGTGTCATTGTATATTTTGCAAGATATAGTGATGCATTTGATCTTAAGGAATCTTGA
- a CDS encoding helix-turn-helix domain-containing protein, with the protein MNDAQTKNPKTRSCLLRKIWVSFLFFFLGFPIGLLAKPPEVVEIFAKSPVENLSPKIEYRYLGSKFQHCKPETLKSLDEMEWHHNTSDVVRVPRSPLGNWLRFRIVNLSKESIVRTLSLYWLNVPEAELCSIDSKGNYEAFFSNNETSTLFGSRSLLPHFTIQLPPQEERTYYLFIKTNENINYPISLLSEGDYNTQIQVRSVIFSAICLALLLAVACNIYFYFKTKKLLFIALLVHLLSVGLTLYFLHGREFSSIFKYEYSIFRHSYFLFLGITHFSFYLYLATWSAEESVTIHKSPIFWISSLLGLFYPLIVSFDFWYEHRIWILIANYGFMIYCFGKSHPSLFALKAYDELCYVGVWSVFLIFSIFKTTFHFEFYPYNWLSVYGIIFYFPLLALVASLLAREITNRWAIERNLLKRSHLASLDVKACVETLLRLLKREKIYLKKAIKEEDVAKEMGITVHQLSEIINTEFKTSFPSLLNQYRVEEAKFLLIENPSETTARIGENSGFSSRSAFYLEFKKVTGSNPNTFRKTSSIRS; encoded by the coding sequence ATGAACGATGCCCAAACAAAGAATCCTAAGACGCGCTCTTGCCTCCTCAGGAAAATTTGGGTTTCATTTCTATTCTTCTTTTTAGGATTTCCGATCGGGCTTCTCGCTAAACCTCCCGAAGTAGTAGAGATCTTTGCAAAATCTCCCGTCGAGAATCTAAGTCCCAAGATAGAATACAGATATTTGGGGAGTAAATTCCAACATTGCAAACCTGAGACACTCAAGTCCTTGGATGAAATGGAATGGCATCATAATACGAGCGACGTGGTTCGCGTTCCCCGTAGTCCTTTGGGAAACTGGCTCAGATTTAGGATCGTGAATCTGAGTAAGGAGTCCATCGTTAGGACGCTTTCTCTCTACTGGTTGAACGTGCCGGAAGCAGAACTCTGCTCTATTGATTCCAAAGGAAACTACGAAGCATTCTTTTCGAACAATGAAACTTCGACTCTATTCGGAAGTCGTTCCCTTCTTCCACACTTTACGATCCAACTGCCACCTCAAGAAGAACGGACCTACTATCTATTCATCAAGACGAACGAGAATATCAACTATCCGATTAGTCTTTTATCGGAAGGAGACTACAACACTCAGATCCAAGTTAGATCGGTAATCTTCTCCGCAATTTGCTTGGCACTATTACTTGCGGTCGCTTGCAATATTTACTTTTATTTTAAGACCAAGAAACTTCTATTCATCGCGCTTCTGGTCCACTTATTATCCGTCGGACTGACCCTGTATTTTTTACATGGAAGGGAGTTTTCCTCCATCTTTAAATACGAATATTCCATTTTTCGTCATAGCTATTTCTTGTTTTTAGGGATCACCCACTTCTCCTTCTACTTGTATCTGGCAACCTGGTCTGCAGAAGAGTCCGTAACGATTCACAAATCTCCGATTTTCTGGATCTCCAGCTTGTTAGGCTTGTTCTATCCTTTGATTGTATCATTTGATTTTTGGTACGAGCATAGAATTTGGATACTGATCGCAAATTACGGATTTATGATTTACTGCTTCGGCAAGAGTCATCCTTCCCTATTTGCATTAAAGGCTTATGATGAACTTTGTTATGTAGGAGTTTGGTCCGTTTTTCTAATATTCAGCATATTCAAGACTACATTTCATTTCGAATTTTATCCGTACAATTGGCTTTCCGTTTACGGGATCATCTTCTACTTTCCTTTGCTTGCGCTTGTTGCCTCGCTACTGGCGAGAGAGATTACGAATCGCTGGGCAATTGAAAGGAACCTTCTCAAGAGATCTCATCTTGCCTCTCTCGACGTAAAGGCGTGCGTAGAAACACTACTTCGTTTATTAAAACGAGAAAAGATCTATCTCAAGAAGGCGATAAAAGAAGAAGATGTGGCTAAGGAAATGGGGATCACAGTCCATCAACTGTCTGAGATCATCAATACCGAATTTAAGACGAGTTTTCCGTCCCTTCTGAATCAATATAGAGTGGAAGAGGCAAAATTCTTGCTGATAGAGAATCCAAGCGAAACCACTGCTCGCATAGGAGAAAATTCCGGATTCAGTTCCCGATCCGCCTTCTACTTAGAGTTTAAAAAAGTAACCGGAAGTAATCCGAATACCTTTAGAAAAACTAGCTCGATACGATCTTAG
- a CDS encoding sodium-dependent bicarbonate transport family permease, translated as MDPKLILENLLNPPVLFFFLGIIAVLLKSGLEIPDALSKFFGMYLMFAIGFKGGFELAEAKFTSANLFTLIACSGMALFVPIYTFFVLRLKLDVHNAAAIAATYGSVSAGTFVTAHAFLNNMNLEFDGFLVAGLALMESPAIIIGVAIDRIAKKNAGAEFSWKELLREAFLGGSIFLLVGSLVIGMLTGESGWKAEKPFADALFKGMLSFFLLDMGLVAAKKLKDLKTAGPFLVIFALLVPLLNASIGLGLAKLIGMNAPDAFMFIILCASASYIAVGAAMRTSVPEANPSLYLPMSLAVTFPFNVIIGIPLYWFVVQHYL; from the coding sequence ATGGATCCAAAGTTGATCTTAGAAAATCTACTCAATCCCCCGGTCCTGTTTTTCTTCCTGGGAATCATTGCCGTTTTATTAAAGTCAGGACTTGAGATTCCGGATGCTTTATCCAAATTCTTCGGAATGTATCTCATGTTCGCAATCGGCTTTAAGGGCGGTTTTGAATTGGCGGAGGCTAAGTTCACTTCTGCGAATCTTTTTACTTTGATCGCGTGTAGTGGAATGGCCTTATTCGTTCCTATCTATACTTTCTTCGTGCTAAGGTTGAAGCTAGATGTTCATAATGCTGCGGCAATTGCTGCGACATACGGTTCCGTAAGTGCGGGAACGTTTGTGACTGCACATGCATTTCTGAACAATATGAATCTTGAATTCGACGGATTCTTGGTAGCAGGTTTGGCTTTAATGGAATCACCAGCGATCATCATTGGCGTTGCCATCGACAGGATTGCTAAGAAGAACGCAGGAGCAGAATTCTCTTGGAAAGAACTCTTGAGAGAAGCTTTCTTGGGCGGATCTATCTTCCTTTTAGTTGGTTCATTGGTCATCGGTATGTTGACAGGTGAGAGCGGCTGGAAAGCAGAGAAACCTTTTGCGGACGCTTTATTCAAAGGTATGCTTTCATTCTTCCTTTTGGATATGGGATTAGTCGCAGCTAAGAAACTGAAGGATCTGAAAACTGCGGGACCTTTCCTTGTGATCTTTGCGCTATTGGTTCCTTTGTTGAATGCATCTATAGGATTAGGACTCGCTAAATTGATCGGTATGAATGCGCCTGACGCGTTCATGTTTATAATTTTGTGTGCTTCTGCTTCTTATATTGCTGTTGGTGCTGCAATGAGAACCTCAGTGCCGGAAGCGAATCCAAGTCTATATCTTCCGATGTCTCTTGCGGTTACTTTTCCGTTTAATGTGATCATCGGGATCCCTCTTTATTGGTTCGTCGTCCAGCATTACCTCTGA